CGCCCAGGTCACGAGCAGGGGCGGTCCCTGCTCGCTCCGCGAGGCAGCAGCTCCGCTTCCTGCTCGGTGAACTCACGATCGGAAATTCGGCACAGTTCGCGGAACCACGCATTCGGGTCGAGCGGGATCGCCTGACGACGGCCAGGTTCCCGCACGACCAGCTCACCATCGACGAGCCTGGGTTCGGCCGAGGTGATGAGGGGAATTGAGCCGATCTGGCGGCGGGTGCGCCAATCCCACATCTCGATACCCCTGCCTCCGCCATCGCCTTCAGCGAACAGGTACTGCTCGGAGAGCGCGACGAGCTTGGTGAAGTTCCCGGTGACCCGCGGCTGGATCGAACCCGAGCGCAGGTCGATCAGCACGGCGGCTGAGTCCTGGTCGGCGACCGCAACTAGCGAACCGTCCGGGGACACCACTGGCAGCGCCGGGCTGAGATCGGCGGACTCCACCGGGAAGTGCTGCACGCGCGTACCGCTGCGCAGGTCCCACAGCGCCACCGCGTCGCGGGTGCGCACCAGGATTTGATCGGGATGTTCAGGCCGCACCGCGATGGCGGGCCCGGAGGGTATCGGCTGGGTCGGGTGCCCAGGATCGTCGATCAGCAACGGTGGTCCCGTCTGCCGCGCGGCATCCATGTCCCATGTCGAGACCATCCCGAATTCGCCGGCCAGCACGTGCCCGTTTGGTGCGGTGATCAGGTGCGGGGCCCTGCTCGCCGTGGCGTCTGCTTCAACGCGTCCTGCGGGTAGCGGCAGCGGGAGACCGGGTTCGGGCACGAGTCCCTCGGTCCGCCACGCACGCAGGGTCGCCCCGACGATCGCGACGACGCGATCTCCTGAACCGGTGAACACTAGCTCGGTGGTGCCCGGCGTCAACGGAGCTCGGGCCAGCGGTGCCCCGTGCTCGTCGGACAGGACGAGTTCGCCGCCCGCGGTGTTCCCATCCTGCGACGGGGCGAAGGTGATCCAGCGCCGACCGTCGGGGCTTCGCGCGTGCAGCTGCGTCGACTCCGTCCATTGCGCGGGTGCGGGACCGGTCGCCGCGGTCGCGGTGAGCACGGATTCGTTCTTCAGGCGCACGACTCGTCCCGTGCCGTCAGGGGCAGTGGTGATCACCGATCCGGGGCCGTCCCAACGATCACCGTCGAGCTCGGGCCAGTGCAGGATCCGGCCGGTTCGCCAGTGCACGGCAGTGGGTTCGCCCAGCGAGACGACGTGCTCGCCGGTCTGGTCGACCCCGAGCGTGCACCTCGGCAGCGGAACCCGTCGTTGCGGGGTACCGGTGGCGAAATCCAGCACGGTCAGTTCACCCGCAGTGCAGGTTCCGAGGTGCGTGCCGTTGCCGAGCAGCGCGCTCTCGTTGCCGGATACGGGTGGGAACGTGGTGACATCGGCGCCGGTCTGGCGGTTCCGCACGACCGGGGTGACGCGGAAGTCGCCGTCTGCTCCCCGGTGCTCGAAGGTCACCAGCTCCTTCCCGTCGGACGACGGGTATGCCTCCGTGATCGAGTGCAGGCCGTCGGTACCGCCGGTGAACACGACACCGCTGCGCAGCTCGCGCGAGGCGATGAGGTCCCAGACCGGCACCGGCGTGTTGACCGGAACCCCGCGGAAGAGGGGCAGCGCGGTCAGGAAGCGACCGTTCGCGCTGAACGCGGGCGGCCGGTACTCGGTTCCGGGGTCGAGCAGGACCGGCCGGAAATCAGGGGGTGGCGAGGTCCCATACCCGCAAGCCCGCTTCCTCGCCCACCGCCGCGAGCCATTTGCCGTCCGGGCTGATCGTGATCGCTCCCGCCACGTCCTCGTCGATCGTTCGGCTCGTCGGGTGGGGTGTGAGCAGTCCCCACCACACCACGACGCCCTTGCCCGGTTTGATGAGTGCGAGGACGTTCCCGTCGGCGCTGGCCACGATGCCGTCGACTTCATCGACCAGTTGCGGTGGCAGCACGCGCTCGGCGCCGCGCCAGGTGGCCAGCTGGGTCAGCAGCGCTCCGCGCGCGTCCGAACTGCCGGGGTCCTCCCGCCACGAGGCGAGCGCCAATTGGAGCGCGGTACCCGCGTCGGCGTCGGTGGCGAGGTTCGCTTGCTGCGCGATCAGAGCGGAGTTCGTGGCCCGCAGCGTTCGGTCGAGTTCGGCGGAGTTGCTGATCGCCACGGCCGTCAGCGCCGCCGACACCAGCGCGAGCGTGGTCGAGATCGCGGTGATGGTGATCCACCGGCGTCGACTCCGGCTCTCTGCGGTGAGGCTGCGCCGGATGAAGGACGCCGATCGCTGCGAGAGGTCCTGTTCGCGCCGGCCGAGCCATCGGGTCGCTTCGTCGAGAGCCGCGCCGCGCAGCAGCACACCGGAACGTTCCAGATCGTCGACTTTCGCCTGCCACACCAGGAAATCGGCATCTTCGGCCAGCCAGGCGCGCAGTTGCGGCCAATGGTCGATGAGAGCTTGGTGGGCGAGGTTGACGCGTGTGTCCTCGATGACCAGCAGCCGCTCCGCCGCCAGCTCACGCGCGATCTCCTGCAGGTCCTCGCCCAGTTCCGCGAGCTGCCCGCTGCGGCGGGCGTGGCCGCCTTCGCCGTCGGGGCGGGTGAGGCCGACGAGCAGGTGCCGGATCTTGGTGCGGCGTTGCCGCTTGTGCTCGGCTTGGCGTGGGGTGTCGTGCTCGTCGGGTTCGGGCAGGGCGCTGTCGGCGTGGCGGCTGAGTGCACCGGGGACGCGGCCGAGGTGTTCGTAGGCGTCGTGGGTGAGCCAGGCTCCGTGGCGGTGCTCCCACAGCTGTTCCAGCACGAGCGACACCAGCGGCAGGGTGCCGTCACCGGCGTCGTCGAGGATGCGCTGCACGAGTCCGGCTTCGAAGGCGAGTCCGCCGATGGCGGCGGCGGGTTCTTCGACGGCGGCGGCCAGCTGGTCCCGCGACATCGGTTCGAGGAACCACACCGCGCGGTTGAGGTCGTCGGCGGTGTCGTTGCTGATCAGCTCGTCGAGCGATCGGGAGCGCAGGGTCAGCACGGCTCGCAGCGACGGGCGACGTCGCAGTGCCGCCGCGAGGTCGGCGAGGCGCTGCCGGGCGGCGGCCGGGTCGGCGACGACGGCTTCTTCGAACTGGTCGAGGACCAGCAGCCCGTCGGTGCCGGGGAGGTCGTCGTGCGGGCCGAGTTCGACGACGGGCGTTCCCGCTTGCTTGAACTTCGGTACCAGCCCGGCTCGCACGAGGGAGGATTTGCCGCTGCCGGAGGGCCCGGCGACCGCGACGAGCCGCCGTTCGGCCACCAGCCCTGCCAACCGCTCGATGTCGTCGTCGCGCCCGCGGAACAGCTCGGCGTCTTCCTGCCGGAACGACCGCAGCCCCCGGTACGGGTTGCGGCTCGGCGTGGTCCACGCGTCGCCGAGCGCCGTGGTGGGCACGAGGTGCGCGGTGGCGGCGTTGCGGGCGGTGGTCGTCACGACCATGCCGACGACTCCGGCGAGCTCGTCGTCCCACACCGGCGCTCCGCTGAAGCCGGGTTCGATGTGCCAATGTCCGGTGTCCTGCGCCATCTGGATGCGTCCGGCGCCTTGAGCGCCGACGAGCCGTCCGGTGACCCACATGCCGTCGTCGTGCCCGGTGGGGAAGCCGATGGTGCGGAACCGGTGGTCGCGGACCTCGCCGCTGACCCGCGCCGGCACGGGCAGCGCCCCGGCCGGTGGGGCTGTGACTCGCAGGATCGCCACGTCGCGTTCGTCGTCGCGTTCCAGCACTTCGACGCCGTGCCCGTCGCTCCCCAGCAACGGGAAGTCCGCGGTCGGCGCCGCGTCACCGATCACGTGCGCGCAGGTCGCGGCGATGCCGGGGGCGATGAGGAACCCCGCGCCGAGCACGCGCCGCCCGTCGCGCAGCCGTACGAGCGCGGAGTCCAGCGGATCGACCGCCAACCCGTTCATCTCGCGAACCCCCGAACTCGCGCCTGCCGGTGTGATCAAAGCTAGCCCGAACTCCGCGGCACCGGGGTGAGTTCCGGACTTTTCGCCGGGGCAACGCCGGTCAGGACCGCGCTCGGAGCCATCGGGAGTGAACGGACCGTTCGTCCAAACCCATTGGGCAGACGGTCCGTTCACTCCCGTCGCGTCCTCCGCCAACGACGAGTCAGCGGCGCGGGAGGCGCACGCGGGTGGAGTGAACGGACCGTTCGTCCAAGGAGATTGGGTGAACGGTCCGTTCACCTCTTCACGTCGTCGAGAACGATCGTCAGCTGCGATCTCCGCGTTGCGCGGCGTACGCGGGCACCGGGCCGTTGTTGCGCAGGGGGCACGGTGTCGGTCTTTGGTGTGGTTGAGCCGGAAACGCCGTCGCTGATGCTGGATCGCGGCGAGTGCGGACGTCGATCATGGCCGCTTCCCCAACGAGGAGGTGCGCCCGTGTCGGCGAACGCTCTCACCGTCCGAGGCCAGGAGCTCGGTGAGCAACTGCGCGTGCTGCGCGCGGAATCCGGGTTCAACCTGCAATCCGCGGCCCGCCGCATCGACATGTCCCCGAGCCAGCTCAGCCGCTTGGAGAACGGCCAGCGCAGAGCACCGGCGGAAGTCGTCACGGCCCTGCTGGCGACCTACGGCGTCACCGGGCAGCGGCGCAGGACCGCGCTCGCGCTCGCTCGCGAGTCCGACGAACACGGCTGGTGGCAACGTGATCGACCGGATTTCCCCGAACGCCAGCGGACGTTGATGTCCTTGGAGTCGAAAGCTGAGCGCATCATCAACTACGCGGGCTTACTCGTTCCTGGGCTGTTGCAGACGAGCGAATACATGCGCGCGACGTTGGAAGAGACATCGATGTTCTCGGCGGACGCCGTCGAGCAGCGGATGGCGACCAGGATGCGGCGTCACGCTGCCGTGTTCGGGAGTCGTGACTGCTCACTGATCGCGCTCATCGACGAGCTGGTTCTGCACCGCAGGGTCGCCACGCCGGGTGTACTGGTTCGGCAGCTGGAGCAGCTGGTCTACTGGTCGACGCGTGATCACATCTCGATCCGGGTTCTCCGCAACGATCGACTCCACTCCGGCACGACAGGCCCGTTCCAGCTGATTCGGCAGCGCTGCGGCCACACCGTCGTCTTCCTCGAACACCTGGGGTCGAGCTTGTTCGTCGAAGACAAGCAGGACGTCGCGACCTATGGCGAAGCGGTGCGCAAGATGCTGGACCTTGCATTGCCTCAGCAGGATTCGGTTCACTTGATCGAGGACATCGCCCGGAACATCCACTCGGAGGCGGGAAATGATGACAGCCGACGATCTCGGACCGCTCACCTGGCGCAAGAGCCGTCATAGCTCGGTAGAGGAATGCGTCGAAGTCGCGGGTTTGCCCGCGCACGTCGCGATGCGGGACTCGAAAGATCCGCACGGCCCGGCGCTCGTCGTTTCCCGCGCCGCGTTCCGGCGTTTCGTCTCCGGCCTCGGCTGAGCCCCAGTGCCCCACCGGAGTCCGGCGGGGCACTGGGAATGAGCGGGCGTCAGCCGAGCAGCGCGGGTTCCGCGAGGTCGCGCAACGCCTTCTTGTCGACCTTCCCGATCCGGGTCGTCGGCAGGGAGTGCAGCAGCACCGTGTCCTTCGGCGCGTAGTTCGGCCCGAGTTCCGCGGTGACCACGTCGGCGACCGCGTCGGTGTTGATGCCCTCTCCGACGAGAAAGATCCGCACTCGTTCGCCCACGGCTTCGTCCGGGATGCCGACGGCCGCCGCGTGCCGCACTCCGGGCAGCGTGTGCAGCAGGTCTTCCAGCACCTTGCTGTAGACGTTGCCGCTGGCTTCGCCGGTGACGATGACGTCCTTGGCGCGGTCGACGAGGTACAGGTAGCCGTCGGCGTCGAGGTAGCCGATGTCGCCGGTGCGCAGCCATCCGTCGGGGTCGACCGCTTCGGCGGTGCGCTCCGGGTCCTGCCAGTAGCCCAGCATCCGCGCGGGGCTGTGCACGCAGACCTCGCCGGTCTCCCCTTGCGGTACCGGTTCGCCGTCCTGGTCCCGGATCTCCAGCCGGGTGCCGGGGAACGGGCGTCCGCAGCTGCGCCACAGCGGGGAGTCGAGGTCACCGGCTTCGGGCAGTTCTTGCGCGGGCAGGAAGGTGATGCCCGCGCACTCGGTCTGCCCGTAGCCCTGGGAGACGATCGGCCCGAACGTGGCGACGGCTTGGCGCAGCCGGTCCGGTGCGATCGGCGCCGCGCCGAGGCTGATCTGCCGCAGCGCGGGCAGCGCGCCCGGCTCGCAGTCCGGGTGGTCGAGCAGCTGGTAGAGCATCGGCGGCACCGTGAACGTGGTGGTGATCTCCTCGTCGCGCAGCGCGGTGAACGCGGCGTCGGCGTCCCACTCGGGCAGCACCACCAGCAACGAGCCCGTCATGAGGGCGGCGAGCATGGCGAGGTGGCCGCTGGTGTGGGTCAGCAGGGTCACCACGAGGGCCCGGTCGCCGCCTGCCGGTTGCAGCGCGCTGCCCGCGTCGGTCACGGCGGCGACCACGTCGTAGGGCAGTCGACCGTGGGCGGCGAGCTTCGGCCGGCCCAGGGTGCCCCCGGTGTAGAAGACGGTGACCACGTCGTCCGGGCCGGGTTCCGGGGCGGGTTCGGGGCGCTTCGTCGAGCAGTGCTCCGCGAGCGCGAGCACGTCCGCGTCGGCGAACGCGGTCTCGGCTGCGCCTAGGCTCAGCAGCCGCGGGGCGCGGGTGCAGCGCTCGGCGGCGCGCAGGGTCTGCTGGGCATGGGTGGGGTCGGCGACGACGAGGCGCGCACCGGACTGGTCGATGAGCGCGGCGAGCTCACCCGGCCCGGGTTCCGGCGGCAGCATGACCGCCCGGCAGCCGATCATGTGCACGGCCAGCACCAGCAGCGCCGATTCGACGCGGTTGGTCAGCAGCAGCCCGACGCCCTCGCCCGGTTCGAGTCCTTGCTCGCGCAGCGCGTGCCCGAGCTGGAACAGCCGCCGCCGGGCCTGCTCGCGCGTGAGCCGCACCGGCCCGCACACCAGCGCGTCCCGCTCCTCGTCCTGCTCCCACCGGGACAGGATCCGCTCGATATACATACCTGGGGCCGTCGTGGCATCAGAAATCACCGGAGCATGCAATCACGAGCCCCGGCCGCCCGTTCTCCAGCCCAGCTCAGGGACCGTTTTGTCATGTCTCGTCCCGATTTCGCCGCTCGGGGCGGGCGGCTCACCGGTGTTGCGGGCCGAGGTTTCGGTGCGGTTGAGCGGTAATGCGTTGGCGATGTGCTCCGGCGGCTCCGCGTCGCGACGTCGTTCACGGGCGTGCCGGTCTCGTGGCGGATCGCGGTGCGCAACGGCGGCGGTGGCCGAACGCGGCGATCCCTGAGGCCCGCGTGCCGCGCAGCCGGTGCGAACCCGATGCGCGGCACGTTCCCGATGCTCTACCGGATGCCGAAGTCGTGGCCGAGGTCCACGCCGCCGTTGCCCAGCGAGCCCCCGATGGCCCACGGCGTGGTGTGGACGTGGCCGGCGCCGTCGAGCTGCAGCGAGTACTTGCCCTTCGCGGTGATGCCGGTGATCCGGTAGTGCCCGTCGTCGTCGGTGACGACCGTCGCGGCGTCGTCGGGGAAGCTGACCGGCGAGAAGCTCACCTCGAACCCGGCGGCACCGGCCTCGTCCGCCTGGCGCACGCCGTCCCCGTTGACGTCGAAGAAGACGGACCCGGACAGGGTGCTGGTCGGCTCCGCAGCGTGGGCGGGAACTCCGGTGACGGCGAGCAGCAGCGGCGCCGCGATGGCAGCGGCCAGAACACTTCGCACAACATCCTCCTGAACACGCGACGGCGATACCCGCCGTCATTCCAGCGGCCGCCGCGCTGCGGCCGGTTACGTCTCCAAGACGCTCCTGACGCGCAGCGGTTGCCCGGATTCGCCGCGGCACACCGGGGAAGTGCCGGATTCCCGCCGGAGTTGAGCTGTTCAGCGGCGACCGGATTCGTCGAAATGCTCGCCTCCCCCTGCGCCTGGCCGTGGTTTTGCGGCGTTGGCACGGCGTCCGGCTTTGGTGTGGTTGAGCGGAAAACGCCGCAGGATGTGCGGACCTGACGGCCCCGGCCCGTTGATCATGGCCGCTTTCCGGACTTGAGGAGGCGGCGGCAATGGCATCGCAGGAGATCACCGTGCGGGGACAGGAACTGGGCACCTGGTTGCGGGAGTTCCGCGTCGAAGCGGGCCTGGCACTCGCCGATGCGGCCACTCGCATCGACCTGTCGGCCGGTCAGCTCAGCAGGGTCGAGCACGGGCGCCGTCGCCCCCGGCTGGAGCTGGTCACCGCACTTTTGGCGATCTACGGGATCACCGGTGCGCGCCGCAGGAGCACGGTGGCGTTGGCTCGGGAAGAGAGCGGGGACGGGTGGTGGCACCGGGATCGGCCGGATTTCCCGGAACGCCAGCGCACGCTGATCTCCTTGGAGTCGCGGGCCACGAGCATCGTGGGTTTCGAGGGCGTGCTCGTTCCGGGCCTGTTGCAGACCGGCGAGTACACCCGCGCGTTGATGTCGGAATCGAGCTTGGTCGCGCCCGACGAGGTGGAGCGGCGGATGGTGACGCGGCTGCACCGGCACCGGGTGCTGCGCCGCGACGATGCGCCCGCGCTGACCGCGATCATCGACGAGTTGGCGCTGCGGCGGGTGATCGGCGGGGTCGAGGTGCAGCGCCGCCAGCTCGAACACCTGCTGGAGTTGGCGCAGTGGCCGCGCATCCGGATCCACGTCGTCGCGAACTCGGGCGCGCACGCGGGGGTGAACGGTTCGTTCTCGTTGCTGCGGCAGCCGGAAGGGCCGGACGTGGTGTTCCTGGAGAACTTGACGTGCAGCTTGTTCATCGAGGATGCGGTGGAGATCGCGACGTACGAGACGGCCGTCCGGGAACTGTTGACCCAGGCCCTCACTCAGACACAATCGAGTGAGGTGATTGCCAGCCTGGCAACAGCGATGGACGCGGAGGCCGACAGCACGTGGAGCCCACCGATTTAACGCACCTGACCTGGCACAAGAGCAGCCACAGCGGGACGCAGGAGAACTGCGTCGAAGTGGCCCGCACACCGAGCTTTGCGGCGGTGCGCGACTCGAAGGACCCCACCGGAACGGTGTTGCGGTTCGCCCCGCACGCGTTCGCGGTGTTCCTCCAAGACCTCCGGATCCGCGACGAGGACACCCGCACCTGATCACCGGGAGCGGCGTGCACGCCGCTCCCGATCACGGGCATCGGATGAAGTGAACGGACCGTTCGTCCAGTCTCGTTGGGCGAACGGTCCGTTGACTCGCTCCGGCGGCGCTCGGGTGGTGCTGTCGTGTCCGGTTCGGTCGAGCAGCGCTGCGATCAACGCAGGCAGGGCGTGTCGCGGGGAATCCTCACGTCGTTCGGCCGCCGTCGGCTCACTTGGCTGGATCAGTGCTCGGCTTGTGCTGGAGGCGCAGGGCGAGCAGGCCGCCGATGGCGGGGAGGAAGGCGGCGAGCTTCGCTCGGGTGGGGGCTCCGGCGGCGAAGGTGGCGGCGATGGTGATCAGGTAGGCGCAGCCGTGGAGGGGGCCGGTCGCCGAGGTCACGGCGGGCCAGTGCGCGGTGGCGAGGTTGGCCAGCAGCACCAGCAGGGACGCGGCTTCGACGTAGGCGGCGGTGCGCAGCAGGCGGAGGTCTCCGCGCATGGTGGTCACGCTCCCGTCGTCGAACCGGGTCGGATGATCATGAGTACGGTCACGGTGGCCCACAGCAGGTTGAAGATTCCGGTGCTCATGCCCAGTTTCGCGGGCAGCCGGGAGGTGCCCAGCTGGTCCGGGTCGCTGGTGAGGTCGAGGGCGCGGCGTTGCGCGGGCAGGATCGAGGCGGCGAGCACGGCTGCAGCGGCGGCGGTCAGCGCGATGGAGGTGATCAGCCACGCGTCGCCGAGCGCGCCGAGTTGCAGCGCGGTCGCCAGGCCGAACACGGGCACGGCGATGCCCAGCAGCGCGTAGGCGCGGCACAGCCGGTGCAGGGCGCGCAGCACGGTGATCGCGCCGGGGTCGGTGGTGGCTTGGCGCAGGTAGCGGGGGAACACGCTGCCGGCGACGGCGACGGGGCCGACGGCGAGGATCGCGGCGATCACGTGCACGCTGAGCAGGAACTTCGTCACGGGGGCTCTTTCTTCCGGTGGGGACGGGAAGAAACCTAGCCAGCGCTGTGCCCGCGCGGCAGTGGCGTGATCGCCAGGAACCACCGGATTCCGGCCAGGGGCGGTTCGCCGCGGTGCCCGTGCCGGCCGGGCACGGGGTGCGCGGCCGACACGGTGCCGTCTCAGGGCAGGCGGCGGACCTTCACGGTGCTGTCGATGCGGGTGGTGTCGGTGCCGTCGGGGCCGGTTTGGGTGCGTTCGTGTTCGGCGCACACCTGCACGTCCCACTCGCCGTCGGGCAGTCCCAGGGAGTCGAGGACTTCTTGCGGGGTGGGGAAGTGCACGTCGGGGTGCGGGTCGGTCTCCCATGCGGGCACGCCGCAGTGGCTTTCGACGAGCAGCGTTCCGCCGGGGGCGACGGCGTCGGCGGCTTTGCGCAGGACTTCCTCGCGGGGCAGGTCGCCCCAGGAGTGCAGGAACTGCGCGGAGACGAGGTCGTACTCGCC
This window of the Saccharopolyspora gloriosae genome carries:
- a CDS encoding trypsin-like peptidase domain-containing protein, which produces MNGLAVDPLDSALVRLRDGRRVLGAGFLIAPGIAATCAHVIGDAAPTADFPLLGSDGHGVEVLERDDERDVAILRVTAPPAGALPVPARVSGEVRDHRFRTIGFPTGHDDGMWVTGRLVGAQGAGRIQMAQDTGHWHIEPGFSGAPVWDDELAGVVGMVVTTTARNAATAHLVPTTALGDAWTTPSRNPYRGLRSFRQEDAELFRGRDDDIERLAGLVAERRLVAVAGPSGSGKSSLVRAGLVPKFKQAGTPVVELGPHDDLPGTDGLLVLDQFEEAVVADPAAARQRLADLAAALRRRPSLRAVLTLRSRSLDELISNDTADDLNRAVWFLEPMSRDQLAAAVEEPAAAIGGLAFEAGLVQRILDDAGDGTLPLVSLVLEQLWEHRHGAWLTHDAYEHLGRVPGALSRHADSALPEPDEHDTPRQAEHKRQRRTKIRHLLVGLTRPDGEGGHARRSGQLAELGEDLQEIARELAAERLLVIEDTRVNLAHQALIDHWPQLRAWLAEDADFLVWQAKVDDLERSGVLLRGAALDEATRWLGRREQDLSQRSASFIRRSLTAESRSRRRWITITAISTTLALVSAALTAVAISNSAELDRTLRATNSALIAQQANLATDADAGTALQLALASWREDPGSSDARGALLTQLATWRGAERVLPPQLVDEVDGIVASADGNVLALIKPGKGVVVWWGLLTPHPTSRTIDEDVAGAITISPDGKWLAAVGEEAGLRVWDLATP
- a CDS encoding helix-turn-helix transcriptional regulator; this translates as MSANALTVRGQELGEQLRVLRAESGFNLQSAARRIDMSPSQLSRLENGQRRAPAEVVTALLATYGVTGQRRRTALALARESDEHGWWQRDRPDFPERQRTLMSLESKAERIINYAGLLVPGLLQTSEYMRATLEETSMFSADAVEQRMATRMRRHAAVFGSRDCSLIALIDELVLHRRVATPGVLVRQLEQLVYWSTRDHISIRVLRNDRLHSGTTGPFQLIRQRCGHTVVFLEHLGSSLFVEDKQDVATYGEAVRKMLDLALPQQDSVHLIEDIARNIHSEAGNDDSRRSRTAHLAQEPS
- a CDS encoding DUF397 domain-containing protein, coding for MTADDLGPLTWRKSRHSSVEECVEVAGLPAHVAMRDSKDPHGPALVVSRAAFRRFVSGLG
- a CDS encoding class I adenylate-forming enzyme family protein, with product MYIERILSRWEQDEERDALVCGPVRLTREQARRRLFQLGHALREQGLEPGEGVGLLLTNRVESALLVLAVHMIGCRAVMLPPEPGPGELAALIDQSGARLVVADPTHAQQTLRAAERCTRAPRLLSLGAAETAFADADVLALAEHCSTKRPEPAPEPGPDDVVTVFYTGGTLGRPKLAAHGRLPYDVVAAVTDAGSALQPAGGDRALVVTLLTHTSGHLAMLAALMTGSLLVVLPEWDADAAFTALRDEEITTTFTVPPMLYQLLDHPDCEPGALPALRQISLGAAPIAPDRLRQAVATFGPIVSQGYGQTECAGITFLPAQELPEAGDLDSPLWRSCGRPFPGTRLEIRDQDGEPVPQGETGEVCVHSPARMLGYWQDPERTAEAVDPDGWLRTGDIGYLDADGYLYLVDRAKDVIVTGEASGNVYSKVLEDLLHTLPGVRHAAAVGIPDEAVGERVRIFLVGEGINTDAVADVVTAELGPNYAPKDTVLLHSLPTTRIGKVDKKALRDLAEPALLG
- a CDS encoding SdrD B-like domain-containing protein codes for the protein MRSVLAAAIAAPLLLAVTGVPAHAAEPTSTLSGSVFFDVNGDGVRQADEAGAAGFEVSFSPVSFPDDAATVVTDDDGHYRITGITAKGKYSLQLDGAGHVHTTPWAIGGSLGNGGVDLGHDFGIR
- a CDS encoding helix-turn-helix domain-containing protein; this translates as MASQEITVRGQELGTWLREFRVEAGLALADAATRIDLSAGQLSRVEHGRRRPRLELVTALLAIYGITGARRRSTVALAREESGDGWWHRDRPDFPERQRTLISLESRATSIVGFEGVLVPGLLQTGEYTRALMSESSLVAPDEVERRMVTRLHRHRVLRRDDAPALTAIIDELALRRVIGGVEVQRRQLEHLLELAQWPRIRIHVVANSGAHAGVNGSFSLLRQPEGPDVVFLENLTCSLFIEDAVEIATYETAVRELLTQALTQTQSSEVIASLATAMDAEADSTWSPPI
- a CDS encoding DUF397 domain-containing protein yields the protein MEPTDLTHLTWHKSSHSGTQENCVEVARTPSFAAVRDSKDPTGTVLRFAPHAFAVFLQDLRIRDEDTRT
- a CDS encoding DUF3817 domain-containing protein, encoding MRGDLRLLRTAAYVEAASLLVLLANLATAHWPAVTSATGPLHGCAYLITIAATFAAGAPTRAKLAAFLPAIGGLLALRLQHKPSTDPAK
- a CDS encoding SAM-dependent methyltransferase, giving the protein MNDRTAEVQRWNEMYAGDEHRWSGQANTALVSETADLPPGRVLDLGSGEGGDALWFAAHGWQVTAVDLSAVALGRARTRSAEAGLDDRIQWRELDLATDFPDGEYDLVSAQFLHSWGDLPREEVLRKAADAVAPGGTLLVESHCGVPAWETDPHPDVHFPTPQEVLDSLGLPDGEWDVQVCAEHERTQTGPDGTDTTRIDSTVKVRRLP